A region of the Solirubrobacterales bacterium genome:
TTCATCGCCGTCACCGCGCTGATCAGCGGCGGGATCGCTCAGGCCGGCGCCACGGGTACCGCGCTGATCGACATCTACGTCGTGCTTGCCCTATACAGCTTCTACATGATGCCCCCCCGCCAGGCCTTCCTGATGCTGGCGCTTTGTGCGGGATTGTTCCTCGGCTTCTCGCTGCTAGGCGACTACCCGAACGCCGGTATCCGCTCGGCGATCACGATCAGCGTGCTTACTGTTTCTGCGGCGATCGTCGTGAAGGTCCGAAGCGTGACGCTTCGTTTCGTGCGCACCAACCGCGAGCTTTCGGAAGTCGACGCGCTCACCGGAGTTGCGAACCTGCGCGCGCTGAAGCTGCGCGTCGAGTCGGTGATCGAACAGCGCACGGGAGCGACCGCCGACGAGTTCCCGATGCTGATGACGATCGACCTCGACCGCTTCAAGCAGGTCAACGACCGCTACAACCATACGACGGGGGACCAGGTCCTCGAAGCCGTCGCCCGCGCGATCTCTGAGTGCGTACGGATCGACGAGATGGTCGCGAGGCGCGGCGGCGACGAATTCTTCGTGCTGTTCACGAACACGAGCCCCGAGCATCTTCAGAACGTCATGCCGCGTGTGCGCAGGGCAATCTCCCATGCCCGTGAACGCATCTGCCCGGATCTAACTCCGTCGGCGAGCCTCGGCTACGTCTCGTGGGAGCCCGGTATGGACGCCGGAGCCTTTTTGGCGGCGGCCGACGGGATCATGCACGACGAAAAGATCGAGACGCGCTCCCGCGACTACGAACAGGTCGCTTGAAAAGTCGCAAATAGCGTGAAACACTCCTGAGACTGTCCGGGCGGTCTGCGAAATTGAGCGCCCGCCGATGCAAGTTCAGGACCCAAAAATGACCGACGATCAGATCGTCCGCGAAGTCTTTGATGCCAGCCAACGAGCTCAACTTGAGCCGTGGTTCACAAACTCCGACTTGCCCGTTTTCGGCCTCGTCAACTTGCCCGAAACGGTCAAGGGCGCGATGTTTGCGCGCTACTCGCGCTACCAGGGGTCACTCCGCCAGATGTTCCTCGACGAGTTCGCCCAGGACATGGACGCGCGCGCAGCGGCAATCCCCGGCGACATCGAGGGCGATCGCGCAGCGGCGCTCTACGAGCGAATCTTCCTGGGCTACGGCGACGACTCAGTCGCCCAACTCGGCGGCGCCCACGTTGCGATGGAGTGGGTATCCAACGTGATGACCAAGGTCGTCCAGCGCGGTCGGCTCGCTGCTTATCTGGAACAGTCCACGCGCTACATCGCCTACGACGCGCCGATGCAGGGCGTCACGGTCGGGGGCAACGACGCACCGGGCTATCGCTACTACCGCGGCGCAGATCTCGGTCCCGCCTACGAAGAGACGATGGACTTCCTCTTCTCGACCTACTCGCAGTCGATCCCGAAAGTCAACGAATGGGTGGCCAAGGAATACCCGACGGCCGACGGCGAGGACCCAGCAGCCCACGCACGCGCCGTCAAGGCCAAGTCGCTCGATCTCATGCGCGGGCTTCTGCCGGCCGCGTCGCTCAGTCACATGGGCATGTTCGCCAGCGGCCAGGCATACGAGTCGTTGCTGCTCCATCTCTTTGCTTCGCCGCTCCCGGAGGCGCACCGCTACGGCACGATGCTGCTGGGCGAACTGCAGAAGATCATCCCAAGCTTCGTCCAGCGGATCGAGCGCCCCGAGCGCGGCGGCCGTTGGATTGACTACCTGAAGACCCTGAAGGACAACAGCTCCGAGTGGGCCGACAAGCTCGGCATCGGCGAGCCGCAATCCGACACCGAGACCGGCCCCTATGTGCGGCTGATGAGTCACGAGGGCGACGAGCGTCGCCTTGCCACAGCTCTGCTCTTTGAGGCTGGCACCGCTTCAGAAGTAGACACGGCAGCAGCCGTCGGCAACCTCGGCAGTGAGCAGCTTGCGGCGTTGCTCAGCGATCTTGTGGGCGACCGCGAGAACCGCCGTCACCGCCCGGGCCGTGGCTACGAGTCGCTCAGCTACCGCTTCGAGATCGTCAGCGACTATGGCGCCTTCCGCGACCTGCAGCGTCACCGCATGCTGACCTGCCAATGGCAGACTCTCAGCCCGCACCTCGGGGCCGAAGTTCCCGAAGAGCTTGACGCGGCGGGGGTCGGCGACGCGTTCCGCACGGCCCTCGAGGCAAGCCGCGCCGAGTATGAACGGTTGTCTGCCGCCGGACTTCACGATCAGGCGCCTTACGCGTTGTCGCTGGCCTACCGCCTGCGGTACATCCTTGATTTGAACGCCCGCGAGGCGATGCAGTTGATCGAGCTGCGGTCCGGCCGCGAGGGTCACCCCAGCTATCGCGCCGTCGCGCACGCGATGTGGGATCAGATCAACGCAGTCACGCCGGCCGTCGCGAGCGCGATGACCCACGTTGATCGCGAAATGGAGCCGCGCCTCGAGCGGCTGATGAGCGAGATACGGAACGAACGTCGAGCCAGCCGAATCCAGTAATCGGTATGCGGGCGTAGTATGCCGATACCGGTCCAAACTGCAGTTTCACCGGAAAGATCAAGCTGCCCAAATCGTTCAAGGGCAAGAAGAAGAAGTTCACGGTGTCAGTGCCGACCAACGCTGACGTGCTCGCTTACAAGAGCACGAAGACGCTCAAGCTCAAGTAGCGCCGACGCCGAACGCAACCAACTGATCGTCCAGCGCCCGAGAGGGCAGTGTGTCTAATACTCGGTACGCTGATTGCGATGCTTCGTCTCCGCCTCTATTGCTCTCTGGCGCTCCCGATCGCGCTTGTATTCACCGCCCTCTACGGGGTTGGCTCTGCAGGCGCAGCGCCGTCGGTGCAGGTAGGCGTGGGTTTCGCCTGTTCGACCACGGCAGTGAACGGAGTTATCTGCTGGGGCGACAACACGGACGGACAGCTCGGCAACGGAAATGTCGGCGGCTGGTCGCTTGTGCCGGTGCCGGTGACCGGTCTCGATTCCGGTGTCATTGACCTTGCGGTCGGAAGTGGCAACGCATGTGCAGCCCTGGTCTCGGGCAATGTCCGTTGTTGGGGTGACAACTCGCAGTCCACGCTTGGACAAACTTTTGCTTCGCTCAATCGCAGTGCGGTCCCGGTCACGATTCCCGGCGTCGCTGGCGCCTCGCGGGTGACCGTGGGCGGTTTAGGATCTGCCTGCGCGGTCGTCGCGGGCGG
Encoded here:
- a CDS encoding FAD-dependent thymidylate synthase yields the protein MTDDQIVREVFDASQRAQLEPWFTNSDLPVFGLVNLPETVKGAMFARYSRYQGSLRQMFLDEFAQDMDARAAAIPGDIEGDRAAALYERIFLGYGDDSVAQLGGAHVAMEWVSNVMTKVVQRGRLAAYLEQSTRYIAYDAPMQGVTVGGNDAPGYRYYRGADLGPAYEETMDFLFSTYSQSIPKVNEWVAKEYPTADGEDPAAHARAVKAKSLDLMRGLLPAASLSHMGMFASGQAYESLLLHLFASPLPEAHRYGTMLLGELQKIIPSFVQRIERPERGGRWIDYLKTLKDNSSEWADKLGIGEPQSDTETGPYVRLMSHEGDERRLATALLFEAGTASEVDTAAAVGNLGSEQLAALLSDLVGDRENRRHRPGRGYESLSYRFEIVSDYGAFRDLQRHRMLTCQWQTLSPHLGAEVPEELDAAGVGDAFRTALEASRAEYERLSAAGLHDQAPYALSLAYRLRYILDLNAREAMQLIELRSGREGHPSYRAVAHAMWDQINAVTPAVASAMTHVDREMEPRLERLMSEIRNERRASRIQ
- a CDS encoding diguanylate cyclase, with protein sequence MLILDPAGMDLKRQQARLGKAIERARLATCPQITPSGSVAFVLSEENDSISLVLQRADDMLHASKVAFHAEHGDRETVRASLDIGASTDNNRRRKSREAALRSVAAAVSRAYSRPRSGKMSRRNRRWMAQLREWSRGLDITWAYVAATCFPIGIVSFILGASGALAPEPRLYSMPASLAIVGIGVFALHAARNELSRRWVIWAFIAVTALISGGIAQAGATGTALIDIYVVLALYSFYMMPPRQAFLMLALCAGLFLGFSLLGDYPNAGIRSAITISVLTVSAAIVVKVRSVTLRFVRTNRELSEVDALTGVANLRALKLRVESVIEQRTGATADEFPMLMTIDLDRFKQVNDRYNHTTGDQVLEAVARAISECVRIDEMVARRGGDEFFVLFTNTSPEHLQNVMPRVRRAISHARERICPDLTPSASLGYVSWEPGMDAGAFLAAADGIMHDEKIETRSRDYEQVA